One window of Nicotiana tomentosiformis chromosome 11, ASM39032v3, whole genome shotgun sequence genomic DNA carries:
- the LOC104101118 gene encoding xylose isomerase produces MIERNLGKCLLLLLCLNVVSNIVTAAAPPTCPADIGSDCGGDSGEWEGEFFPGIPKIKYEGPSSKNPLSFKWYNAEEEILGKKMKDWMRFSVAFWHTFRGTGADPFGAPTKLWPWEDGTNSLAMAKRRLRANFEFLEKLGVDRWCFHDRDIAPEGKTLEETNANLDEVVALAKELQGNKIHLLWGTAQLFLQPRYMHGAATSPELGVYAYAAAQVKKALEVTHYLGGENYVFWGGREGYQSLLNTDMERELDHMARFMETAVAYKKKIGFNGTLLIEPKPQEPTKHQYDWDAATSANFLRKYGLIGEFKLNIECNHATLAGHSCHHELETARINGLLGNIDANTGDPQVGWDTDQFLMDVAEATLVMQTVIKNGGLAPGGFNFDAKLRRESTDVEDLFIAHIAGMDTLARGLRNAAKLIEDGSLSELVKKRYQSFDTELGAAIEAGKADFELLEKKALEWGEPKVPSGKQELAEMIFQSAL; encoded by the exons ATGATAGAAAGGAATCTTGGAAAATGTTTGTTGCTCCTTCTTTGTTTAAATGTTGTCTCAAATATAGTG ACCGCTGCTGCTCCACCAACTTGTCCTGCTGATATTGGTAGTGATTGTGGAGGTGATTCGGGTGAATGGGAAGGGGAGTTCTTCCCTGGAATTCCAAAAATTAAGTATGAG GGGCCATCTAGTAAGAATCCGCTTTCCTTTAAATGGTACAATGCCGAGGAGGAGATTCTTGGCAAAAAGATGAAG GATTGGATGCGATTTAGCGTTGCGTTCTGGCATACGTTCCGTGGCACAGGAGCTGATCCATTTGGTGCTCCTACAAAGTTGTGGCCGTGGGAAGATGGTACCAATTCCCTGGCTATGGCCAAGAGAAGAT TGAGAGCAAACTTTGAGTTCCTGGAGAAACTTGGAGTAGATAGATGGTGTTTCCATGATCGGGACATTGCTCCCGAGGGCAAAACCCTTGAG GAAACAAATGCAAACTTGGATGAAGTGGTGGCTCTTGCCAAAGAGCTTCAG GGAAATAAAATTCATCTTTTGTGGGGTACCGCTCAGTTGTTCCTCCAACCTCGGTACATGCATGGTGCTGCTACTAG CCCTGAATTAGGTGTATATGCATATGCTGCTGCTCAGGTCAAGAAAGCTCTGGAG GTTACACATTATCTCGGGGGAGAAAATTATGTCTTTTGGGGTGGTCGAGAAGGTTACCAGAGCCTCCTAAACACAGATATGGAAAGAGAGCTTGACCATATG GCAAGATTCATGGAAACTGCTGTTGCTTACAAAAAGAAGATTGGCTTCAATG GAACATTACTAATTGAACCAAAGCCTCAGGAGCCAACAAAACACCA GTATGACTGGGATGCTGCAACATCTGCTAATTTCTTACGCAAATATGGACTTATAG GAGAGTTCAAATTAAACATAGAGTGCAACCATGCCACTTTGGCTGGTCATAG TTGTCATCATGAGCTTGAAACAGCAAGAATTAATGGTTTGCTTGGTAACATTGACGCAAATACTGGCGATCCCCAAGTCG GTTGGGACACAGATCAATTTTTGATGGATGTCGCTGAAGCAACACTAGTGATGCAAACCGTTATTAAAAAT GGAGGATTGGCACCAGGAGGATTCAACTTTGATGCAAAACT GCGGAGGGAGAGCACTGATGTTGAAGACCTATTTATTGCTCACATTGCCGGTATGGACACTTTGGCCCGTGGCCTAAGAAATGCTGCCAAGCTAATTGAG GATGGCTCCTTGAGTGAGCTTGTTAAAAAGAGATATCAGAGTTTTGACACAGAGCTTGGTGCTGCAATTGAG GCTGGGAAGGCTGACTTTGAACTGCTCGAGAAGAAGGCGTTAGAATGGGGAGAACCTAAAGTTCCTTCTGGAAAGCAG GAACTTGCGGAGATGATTTTTCAGTCAGCATTGTAG